TAGTGGGATATATTCATTCTTCTGAGATGTTTCGTAACCCTGCAGACTGGCGGAATAATGTAAAAGAAGTGCCTATTGTTCCTGAAACAATGGCGGCTCATAAACTGATGAAACTGTTTATGCAGCAGAAGAAAACGATTGCAGTAGTAGTGGATGAGTTTGGTGGTACGGCAGGTATCGTTTCATTGGAAGATTTGGTTGAGGAGATCTTTGGTGATATCGAAGACGAACATGACAATACATCATATATATGCAAGCAGATTGGAGAGCATGAATATGTACTTTCAGCTCGTTTGGAAATAGAGAAAGTGAATGAGACATTTGATTTGGATTTGCCTGAGTCGGATGACTATCTGACAGTAGGCGGCTTGATTTTGAACCGTTATCAAAGTTTTCCTAAACTGCATGAAGAAATAGCTGTCGGCAGTTATCAATTCAAGATAATTAAGGTTACGGCTACTAAAATAGAGCTGGTACGCTTGAAAGTTGTCGAATAATCTCGTTTAGATGTAATTTTTTAGATAATAAATGGATGCGTATTAGCATTTTTTGTATCTTCGTGCGCTAAAATGAATATGAAAAGAAAATAATAATGAACAAATAAATTATATTAACTAAAATGGCAACATTACAAAACATTCGGTCTAAAGGACCCTTATTGGTGATTGTTATTGGTTTGGCGCTGTTTGCTTTCATCGCAGGCGATGCGTGGAAAGTGCTTCAGCCACACCAATCGCAAGACGTAGGTGAAGTGAACGGGGAGACTGTTTCCGCCCAGGATTATCAGACAATGGTAGAGGAATATACGGAAGTTGTGAAATTTTCCAGTGGCGTGAGTGCATTGAGCGATGAACAGACAAACCAGATCAAAGATGAAGTATGGAGAAGATACGTGGAAAACAAGTTGGTTGAAAAGGAAGCTAAGAAACTGGGCTTGACGGTATCTAAAGCTGAACTTCAGGCTATTATTGATGCCGGTGTACATCCGATGTTGCAGCAGACTCCGTTCCGCAATCCGCAGACCGGCGCTTTTGACAAGGACATGTTGAAAAAGTTCTTGGTGGATTATTCTAAGATGAACAAAGCTCAAATGCCTTCTCAATATGCCGAATACTACGATTCCATGTATAAGTTTTGGTCTTTTATAGAGAAGTCGCTTGTACAGGCTCGTCTGCAGGAAAAATATCAGGCTTTGATTACCAAGTCTCTGTTCTCCAATCCGGTGGAAGCACAGGATGCTTTTGATGCAAGGGTGAATCAATCCGATTTGTTGCTGACTGCTATTCCTTATTCTTCTATTGTAGATTCTACAATTACGGTGACAGAAGGGGAATTAAAAGCTGCTTATGATAAGAAGAAAGAACAGTTTAGGCAATATGTCGAGGCTCGCAATATAAAGTTCATAGATGTGCAGGTTACTGCAAGCCCGGAAGATAAGGCTGCCATTCAGAAAGAGATGGAGGAATATACGACTCAGTTGGCTGGAACTCCCTCCGATTATACGACTTTTGTCCGTTCCACCGGCTCTACTGTTCCTTATGTAGATTTGTATTATACATCCAAATCTTTGCCTGCTGATATTGCAGCCCGTCTGGATTCAGTATCGGTGGGTGGTGTATATGGCCCTTACTATAATGTAACTGACAATACAATCAATTCTTTCAAAAAATTGGCATCCGTTACAATGGCTGACTCTATAGAATTCCGTCAGATTCAAGTTACGGCAGAAGATGCTGGTAAGACTAAATCTTTGGCGGACAGTATCTATAATGCAATCAAAGGAGGAGCGAACTTTGCCGATGTTGCTAAGAAATATGGACAGACCGGTGAGCCTACATGGATATCTTCTGCCAACTATGAAGGTGCACAGATTGATGGTGATAACTTGAAATACATTACAGCGATCACTACTTTGGGGCAGAATGAATTGATGAATCTTCCGTTGGGACAGGCAAATGTTATCTTGCAAGTCACCGATAAGAAAGCTAACAAGGACAAGTATAAAGTGGCTGTCATCAAGCGTCCGGTTGAATTCAGCAAGGAGACTTACAGTAAGGCATATAATGACTTCAGTCAGTTTATTGCTGCTAATAATACATTGGAAAAAATGGTGGCCAATGCAGAAGATGCCGGGTATAGACTTTTGGATAAAACCGACTTGTATAGTTCTGAACACGGCATAGGTGGTGTGAAGGGTACTAAAGATGCTTTGAAATGGGCGTTTGAGGCGAAAGCCGGTGAAGTTTCCGGATTGTATGAGTGTGGTGAAAGCGACCGTATGCTGGTTGTTGGCGTAGCAAGCATTGTTCCCGAAGGTTACCGTCCTTTGGCTTTGGTGAAGGATCAGTTGAAATTTGAAATTATTCGTGATAAGAAAGCTGAAAAGATTATGGCTGATATGAAAGCTGCTAACGCAACTTCATTTGACCAATACAAGAATATGGCAAATGCTGTTAGCGACTCTGTAAAACATGTCACTTTTGCAGCTTCTGCATACGTTCCGGCTTTACGTACCAGTGAGCCTTTGGTAAGTGCTTATGCTGCCATGGCTGACCTGAACAAACTTAGTGCTCCGATCAAGGGTAATGGCGGTGTATTCGTTCTTCAGCCTTATGCAAAAGAAAAGTTGAACGAAACATTCAATCGTGAAACTGAAGAAACGACTTTAGCTAATATGCATGCCCGTATGGCAAGTCAGTTCATGAGTGACTTGTATTTAAAGGCCGATGTGAAAGATAAACGTTATTTATTCTTCTAAAAGGGAAACAGGTATAAGAAAAGCCGTCCGGTAAAATTGCCGGACGGCTTTTTTTCGTTATCTGTATGGTTCATTTTCGGCTTGTGTCATTGCCTTTGTGCAACTTTATTTTTACCTTTGCACGAATAAATGATAATTTAGAGTTAGATAATGCAAAAACAACCTCTTTTGGGCTTAACGCTTTCTGAACTGCAGAATGTAGTAAAGAATTTGGGAATGCCCGGCTTTGCCGCCAAACAGATCGCTTCGTGGCTCTATGATAAAAAAGTGCTTTCTATCGACGAGATGAGTAATTTGTCATTGAGACATAGGGAATTGCTGAAAGAACTTTATGAGGTCGGTGCTGAGATTCCTGTAGATGCTATGCGTTCTGTGGATGGTACGGTGAAATATCTTTATCGTGCCGGAGAGGGGCATTTTGTAGAAGCGGTATATATACCGGATGACGATCGTGCCACACTTTGTGTCTCATCCCAAGTGGGTTGTAAAATGAACTGTAAA
Above is a window of Bacteroides helcogenes P 36-108 DNA encoding:
- a CDS encoding SurA N-terminal domain-containing protein, with the protein product MATLQNIRSKGPLLVIVIGLALFAFIAGDAWKVLQPHQSQDVGEVNGETVSAQDYQTMVEEYTEVVKFSSGVSALSDEQTNQIKDEVWRRYVENKLVEKEAKKLGLTVSKAELQAIIDAGVHPMLQQTPFRNPQTGAFDKDMLKKFLVDYSKMNKAQMPSQYAEYYDSMYKFWSFIEKSLVQARLQEKYQALITKSLFSNPVEAQDAFDARVNQSDLLLTAIPYSSIVDSTITVTEGELKAAYDKKKEQFRQYVEARNIKFIDVQVTASPEDKAAIQKEMEEYTTQLAGTPSDYTTFVRSTGSTVPYVDLYYTSKSLPADIAARLDSVSVGGVYGPYYNVTDNTINSFKKLASVTMADSIEFRQIQVTAEDAGKTKSLADSIYNAIKGGANFADVAKKYGQTGEPTWISSANYEGAQIDGDNLKYITAITTLGQNELMNLPLGQANVILQVTDKKANKDKYKVAVIKRPVEFSKETYSKAYNDFSQFIAANNTLEKMVANAEDAGYRLLDKTDLYSSEHGIGGVKGTKDALKWAFEAKAGEVSGLYECGESDRMLVVGVASIVPEGYRPLALVKDQLKFEIIRDKKAEKIMADMKAANATSFDQYKNMANAVSDSVKHVTFAASAYVPALRTSEPLVSAYAAMADLNKLSAPIKGNGGVFVLQPYAKEKLNETFNRETEETTLANMHARMASQFMSDLYLKADVKDKRYLFF